In Panicum virgatum strain AP13 chromosome 4N, P.virgatum_v5, whole genome shotgun sequence, a single window of DNA contains:
- the LOC120669550 gene encoding zinc finger protein CONSTANS-LIKE 9-like isoform X3: MMGALCDFCGEQRSMVYCRSDAASLCLSCDRNVHSANALSRRHTRTLLCDRCASQPATIRCLVENTSLCQNCDWNGHTTGSSAAGHRRQTINCYSGCPSSAELSRIWSFVSDIPNVAPEPNCEQGISMMSISESGVSNQDNAAGDNNLFDIASATLTSDLDTCDKPLVGSSSGAGVNLLPLAPDQTAGTVDSTTTKVPYTPDKDMFSKDSIYEDFCVDDVDLAFENYEELFGTSHIQTEQLFDDAGIDSYFEVKEVPAGDSTEQPKLMQPANSNAVSADSGMSNPGVKGDSSVCIPPRQARSSLSLSFSGLTGESSAGDHQDCVVSSLLLMGEPPWQPPGPEGSIAGGSRDSAITRYKEKKKRRKFDKKIRYASRKARADVRKRVKGRFVKAGEAYDYDPLSQTRSY, encoded by the exons ATGATGGGCGCTCTCTGCGATTTCTGCGGGGAGCAGAGGTCCATGGTTTACTGCCGATCAGATGCAGCATCCTTGTGTTTATCATGCGACCGTAATGTGCATTCAGCTAATGCTCTTTCTCGGCGCCATACAAGGACCCTTTTATGTGATCGGTGTGCTTCACAGCCTGCTACAATCCGCTGTCTAGTTGAGAATACCTCGCTTTGCCAAAATTGTGACTGGAATGGCCACACTACAGGATCCTCAGCTGCTGGACACAGAAGGCAGACTATAAATTGCTACTCAGGGTGTCCATCATCTGCAGAACTTTCTAGAATATGGTCCTTCGTTTCAGATATTCCTAATGTAGCACCTGAGCCGAACTGTGAGCAAGGAATAAGCATGATGAGCATCAGCGAAAGTGGTGTCAGTAATCAAGACAATGCTGCAGGGGACAATAATTTGTTTGATATAGCTAGTGCAACACTTACGAGTGATCTTGATACTTGTGACAAGCCTTTGGTAGGCTCCTCTTCAGGAGCTGGAGTGAACCTGCTTCCACTTGCTCCTGATCAGACAGCTGGAACCGTGGATTCAACAACAACTAAG GTGCCCTACACTCCAGATAAAGATATGTTTAGCAAGGACAGCATATATGAAGATTTTTGTGTGGATGATGTTGACCTTGCTTTCGAAAATTATGAAGAATTATTTGGTACCTCACATATTCAAACGGAGCAACTCTTTGATGATGCTGGAATCGACAGTTACTTTGAAGTGAAGGAAGTGCCTGCTGGGGATTCTACTGAG CAGCCCAAGCTGATGCAGCCTGCGAATAGTAATGCGGTATCTGCTGACTCTGGGATGTCGAACCCAGGAGTGAAAGGTGATTCTAGCGTTTGCATCCCTCCAAGACAGGCTAGGTCCAGTCTGTCTCTTTCGTTTTCTGGTTTGACTGGTGAGAGCAGTGCTGGAGATCACCAAGATTGTGTGGTATCATCACTGCTCCTTATGGGTGAGCCTCCTTGGCAGCCTCCTGGCCCTGAAGGCTCAATTGCTGGAGGTAGCAGAGACAGTGCTATTACACGatacaaggagaagaagaagagaagaaa GTTTGACAAGAAGATCAGGTATGCTTCTCGCAAGGCTAGGGCTGATGTGAGAAAGAGGGTGAAGGGGCGGTTTGTTAAGGCCGGTGAAGCATATGACTATGATCCTCTCAGCCAAACAAGGAGTTACTGA
- the LOC120669550 gene encoding zinc finger protein CONSTANS-LIKE 9-like isoform X4 translates to MMGALCDFCGEQRSMVYCRSDAASLCLSCDRNVHSANALSRRHTRTLLCDRCASQPATIRCLVENTSLCQNCDWNGHTTGSSAAGHRRQTINCYSGCPSSAELSRIWSFVSDIPNVAPEPNCEQGISMMSISESGVSNQDNAAGDNNLFDIASATLTSDLDTCDKPLVGSSSGAGVNLLPLAPDQTAGTVDSTTTKVPYTPDKDMFSKDSIYEDFCVDDVDLAFENYEELFGTSHIQTEQLFDDAGIDSYFEVKEVPAGDSTEPKLMQPANSNAVSADSGMSNPGVKGDSSVCIPPRQARSSLSLSFSGLTGESSAGDHQDCVVSSLLLMGEPPWQPPGPEGSIAGGSRDSAITRYKEKKKRRKFDKKIRYASRKARADVRKRVKGRFVKAGEAYDYDPLSQTRSY, encoded by the exons ATGATGGGCGCTCTCTGCGATTTCTGCGGGGAGCAGAGGTCCATGGTTTACTGCCGATCAGATGCAGCATCCTTGTGTTTATCATGCGACCGTAATGTGCATTCAGCTAATGCTCTTTCTCGGCGCCATACAAGGACCCTTTTATGTGATCGGTGTGCTTCACAGCCTGCTACAATCCGCTGTCTAGTTGAGAATACCTCGCTTTGCCAAAATTGTGACTGGAATGGCCACACTACAGGATCCTCAGCTGCTGGACACAGAAGGCAGACTATAAATTGCTACTCAGGGTGTCCATCATCTGCAGAACTTTCTAGAATATGGTCCTTCGTTTCAGATATTCCTAATGTAGCACCTGAGCCGAACTGTGAGCAAGGAATAAGCATGATGAGCATCAGCGAAAGTGGTGTCAGTAATCAAGACAATGCTGCAGGGGACAATAATTTGTTTGATATAGCTAGTGCAACACTTACGAGTGATCTTGATACTTGTGACAAGCCTTTGGTAGGCTCCTCTTCAGGAGCTGGAGTGAACCTGCTTCCACTTGCTCCTGATCAGACAGCTGGAACCGTGGATTCAACAACAACTAAG GTGCCCTACACTCCAGATAAAGATATGTTTAGCAAGGACAGCATATATGAAGATTTTTGTGTGGATGATGTTGACCTTGCTTTCGAAAATTATGAAGAATTATTTGGTACCTCACATATTCAAACGGAGCAACTCTTTGATGATGCTGGAATCGACAGTTACTTTGAAGTGAAGGAAGTGCCTGCTGGGGATTCTACTGAG CCCAAGCTGATGCAGCCTGCGAATAGTAATGCGGTATCTGCTGACTCTGGGATGTCGAACCCAGGAGTGAAAGGTGATTCTAGCGTTTGCATCCCTCCAAGACAGGCTAGGTCCAGTCTGTCTCTTTCGTTTTCTGGTTTGACTGGTGAGAGCAGTGCTGGAGATCACCAAGATTGTGTGGTATCATCACTGCTCCTTATGGGTGAGCCTCCTTGGCAGCCTCCTGGCCCTGAAGGCTCAATTGCTGGAGGTAGCAGAGACAGTGCTATTACACGatacaaggagaagaagaagagaagaaa GTTTGACAAGAAGATCAGGTATGCTTCTCGCAAGGCTAGGGCTGATGTGAGAAAGAGGGTGAAGGGGCGGTTTGTTAAGGCCGGTGAAGCATATGACTATGATCCTCTCAGCCAAACAAGGAGTTACTGA
- the LOC120669550 gene encoding zinc finger protein CONSTANS-LIKE 9-like isoform X1 produces the protein MMGALCDFCGEQRSMVYCRSDAASLCLSCDRNVHSANALSRRHTRTLLCDRCASQPATIRCLVENTSLCQNCDWNGHTTGSSAAGHRRQTINCYSGCPSSAELSRIWSFVSDIPNVAPEPNCEQGISMMSISESGVSNQDNAAGDNNLFDIASATLTSDLDTCDKPLVGSSSGAGVNLLPLAPDQTAGTVDSTTTKDCLVQVPYTPDKDMFSKDSIYEDFCVDDVDLAFENYEELFGTSHIQTEQLFDDAGIDSYFEVKEVPAGDSTEQPKLMQPANSNAVSADSGMSNPGVKGDSSVCIPPRQARSSLSLSFSGLTGESSAGDHQDCVVSSLLLMGEPPWQPPGPEGSIAGGSRDSAITRYKEKKKRRKFDKKIRYASRKARADVRKRVKGRFVKAGEAYDYDPLSQTRSY, from the exons ATGATGGGCGCTCTCTGCGATTTCTGCGGGGAGCAGAGGTCCATGGTTTACTGCCGATCAGATGCAGCATCCTTGTGTTTATCATGCGACCGTAATGTGCATTCAGCTAATGCTCTTTCTCGGCGCCATACAAGGACCCTTTTATGTGATCGGTGTGCTTCACAGCCTGCTACAATCCGCTGTCTAGTTGAGAATACCTCGCTTTGCCAAAATTGTGACTGGAATGGCCACACTACAGGATCCTCAGCTGCTGGACACAGAAGGCAGACTATAAATTGCTACTCAGGGTGTCCATCATCTGCAGAACTTTCTAGAATATGGTCCTTCGTTTCAGATATTCCTAATGTAGCACCTGAGCCGAACTGTGAGCAAGGAATAAGCATGATGAGCATCAGCGAAAGTGGTGTCAGTAATCAAGACAATGCTGCAGGGGACAATAATTTGTTTGATATAGCTAGTGCAACACTTACGAGTGATCTTGATACTTGTGACAAGCCTTTGGTAGGCTCCTCTTCAGGAGCTGGAGTGAACCTGCTTCCACTTGCTCCTGATCAGACAGCTGGAACCGTGGATTCAACAACAACTAAG GATTGCCTCGTACAGGTGCCCTACACTCCAGATAAAGATATGTTTAGCAAGGACAGCATATATGAAGATTTTTGTGTGGATGATGTTGACCTTGCTTTCGAAAATTATGAAGAATTATTTGGTACCTCACATATTCAAACGGAGCAACTCTTTGATGATGCTGGAATCGACAGTTACTTTGAAGTGAAGGAAGTGCCTGCTGGGGATTCTACTGAG CAGCCCAAGCTGATGCAGCCTGCGAATAGTAATGCGGTATCTGCTGACTCTGGGATGTCGAACCCAGGAGTGAAAGGTGATTCTAGCGTTTGCATCCCTCCAAGACAGGCTAGGTCCAGTCTGTCTCTTTCGTTTTCTGGTTTGACTGGTGAGAGCAGTGCTGGAGATCACCAAGATTGTGTGGTATCATCACTGCTCCTTATGGGTGAGCCTCCTTGGCAGCCTCCTGGCCCTGAAGGCTCAATTGCTGGAGGTAGCAGAGACAGTGCTATTACACGatacaaggagaagaagaagagaagaaa GTTTGACAAGAAGATCAGGTATGCTTCTCGCAAGGCTAGGGCTGATGTGAGAAAGAGGGTGAAGGGGCGGTTTGTTAAGGCCGGTGAAGCATATGACTATGATCCTCTCAGCCAAACAAGGAGTTACTGA
- the LOC120669550 gene encoding zinc finger protein CONSTANS-LIKE 9-like isoform X2 has translation MMGALCDFCGEQRSMVYCRSDAASLCLSCDRNVHSANALSRRHTRTLLCDRCASQPATIRCLVENTSLCQNCDWNGHTTGSSAAGHRRQTINCYSGCPSSAELSRIWSFVSDIPNVAPEPNCEQGISMMSISESGVSNQDNAAGDNNLFDIASATLTSDLDTCDKPLVGSSSGAGVNLLPLAPDQTAGTVDSTTTKDCLVQVPYTPDKDMFSKDSIYEDFCVDDVDLAFENYEELFGTSHIQTEQLFDDAGIDSYFEVKEVPAGDSTEPKLMQPANSNAVSADSGMSNPGVKGDSSVCIPPRQARSSLSLSFSGLTGESSAGDHQDCVVSSLLLMGEPPWQPPGPEGSIAGGSRDSAITRYKEKKKRRKFDKKIRYASRKARADVRKRVKGRFVKAGEAYDYDPLSQTRSY, from the exons ATGATGGGCGCTCTCTGCGATTTCTGCGGGGAGCAGAGGTCCATGGTTTACTGCCGATCAGATGCAGCATCCTTGTGTTTATCATGCGACCGTAATGTGCATTCAGCTAATGCTCTTTCTCGGCGCCATACAAGGACCCTTTTATGTGATCGGTGTGCTTCACAGCCTGCTACAATCCGCTGTCTAGTTGAGAATACCTCGCTTTGCCAAAATTGTGACTGGAATGGCCACACTACAGGATCCTCAGCTGCTGGACACAGAAGGCAGACTATAAATTGCTACTCAGGGTGTCCATCATCTGCAGAACTTTCTAGAATATGGTCCTTCGTTTCAGATATTCCTAATGTAGCACCTGAGCCGAACTGTGAGCAAGGAATAAGCATGATGAGCATCAGCGAAAGTGGTGTCAGTAATCAAGACAATGCTGCAGGGGACAATAATTTGTTTGATATAGCTAGTGCAACACTTACGAGTGATCTTGATACTTGTGACAAGCCTTTGGTAGGCTCCTCTTCAGGAGCTGGAGTGAACCTGCTTCCACTTGCTCCTGATCAGACAGCTGGAACCGTGGATTCAACAACAACTAAG GATTGCCTCGTACAGGTGCCCTACACTCCAGATAAAGATATGTTTAGCAAGGACAGCATATATGAAGATTTTTGTGTGGATGATGTTGACCTTGCTTTCGAAAATTATGAAGAATTATTTGGTACCTCACATATTCAAACGGAGCAACTCTTTGATGATGCTGGAATCGACAGTTACTTTGAAGTGAAGGAAGTGCCTGCTGGGGATTCTACTGAG CCCAAGCTGATGCAGCCTGCGAATAGTAATGCGGTATCTGCTGACTCTGGGATGTCGAACCCAGGAGTGAAAGGTGATTCTAGCGTTTGCATCCCTCCAAGACAGGCTAGGTCCAGTCTGTCTCTTTCGTTTTCTGGTTTGACTGGTGAGAGCAGTGCTGGAGATCACCAAGATTGTGTGGTATCATCACTGCTCCTTATGGGTGAGCCTCCTTGGCAGCCTCCTGGCCCTGAAGGCTCAATTGCTGGAGGTAGCAGAGACAGTGCTATTACACGatacaaggagaagaagaagagaagaaa GTTTGACAAGAAGATCAGGTATGCTTCTCGCAAGGCTAGGGCTGATGTGAGAAAGAGGGTGAAGGGGCGGTTTGTTAAGGCCGGTGAAGCATATGACTATGATCCTCTCAGCCAAACAAGGAGTTACTGA